Proteins found in one bacterium genomic segment:
- a CDS encoding GNAT family N-acetyltransferase yields the protein MSLQEPAASWTPRDGMPLSGNPALDAIHARILTQAPERADAIVWLQGNGYDRGAKVLALFRGGFAAQVAITGNRVRSPVTVDHLAGWLCERAVPVSAIVLDANAMHTRDQAVHVLALAQEYQWRTLLLVASPHHQLRAFLTFLKRAQEVGWFGRIVNQPAELPWGAVPSERRDTAAAAVILEYAKIRAYAAHVAAPADAERHLAARMSRVVTLRPATLADAATLFAWRNDPSAYQFYRTPHAVPWDAHVAWVASVLADPTRALYIVSTDGMPVGQVRFDQHADTAEITLAIAAEHRGKGLGAAALREAGAACRTAFPDVRSITAEIAEENAASLALFASAGFRAVGRRGQFVMLTRTTQSL from the coding sequence ATGTCCCTCCAGGAACCAGCGGCCTCGTGGACCCCACGCGATGGCATGCCGCTGTCGGGTAATCCCGCGCTCGACGCGATCCACGCGCGTATCCTGACGCAGGCACCGGAGCGTGCGGATGCGATTGTGTGGCTCCAGGGCAACGGATACGATAGGGGAGCGAAGGTTCTTGCGTTGTTTCGCGGCGGTTTTGCTGCGCAGGTCGCGATTACGGGCAATCGTGTTCGCTCTCCGGTGACCGTGGACCATCTCGCGGGGTGGCTCTGCGAACGCGCGGTGCCCGTATCGGCCATCGTACTCGATGCCAATGCGATGCATACGCGCGATCAGGCCGTTCATGTGCTCGCGCTCGCGCAGGAGTATCAATGGCGTACACTTCTCCTCGTCGCCTCCCCACACCACCAGCTCCGCGCGTTTCTCACGTTCCTGAAGCGCGCGCAGGAGGTCGGGTGGTTTGGGCGTATCGTGAACCAGCCCGCGGAGTTGCCGTGGGGTGCGGTGCCGAGCGAACGCCGGGATACCGCTGCCGCAGCCGTCATACTGGAGTACGCGAAGATCCGTGCGTATGCCGCGCACGTCGCAGCGCCCGCCGATGCCGAACGGCATCTTGCCGCGCGCATGTCGCGTGTGGTGACGCTCCGGCCCGCGACGCTCGCGGATGCGGCGACGCTCTTCGCGTGGCGAAATGATCCTTCTGCGTACCAGTTTTACCGTACACCGCATGCGGTCCCATGGGATGCGCACGTCGCATGGGTGGCATCCGTACTCGCGGATCCTACGCGTGCGCTGTACATCGTCAGCACCGATGGGATGCCGGTAGGGCAGGTGCGCTTTGATCAGCACGCGGATACCGCGGAGATCACGCTTGCGATCGCCGCCGAGCATCGCGGCAAGGGATTGGGCGCGGCCGCGTTGCGTGAGGCGGGTGCGGCGTGCCGGACCGCATTCCCCGACGTGCGTTCCATCACCGCGGAGATTGCCGAAGAGAATGCGGCGTCGCTCGCACTCTTCGCGTCAGCTGGGTTTCGTGCGGTCGGTCGTCGTGGGCAATTTGTGATGCTCACGCGCACCACGCAATCCCTATGA
- a CDS encoding aldo/keto reductase → MGNLMLGTAQLGQRYGIANRVGQPDMVGAHAIIAAAWGAGVRAFDTAPDYGDAEERMGAAFRTLDIADAARVTTKLGAEGDGADAAAIVQSVGASRERLGVARLDGLLVRRTLLARWGTVRPALVQMIGGGVVEHIGISVYTPEEALAALALTDVTFVQVPTSIVDRRFLTAEIFDRAAALGKRIVVRSVLLQGLLTMAPDDAPPIPGAREALAGIRRVCDDRAVSPIALALAYVRERCPAADVLVGAETALQVAELAAAWNAPCGACAAILEQYVPPGTSGLVDPTRWHAAVG, encoded by the coding sequence ATGGGTAATCTCATGCTCGGTACGGCTCAACTTGGGCAGCGGTACGGCATTGCCAATCGTGTCGGGCAGCCAGATATGGTTGGCGCGCATGCGATTATCGCGGCAGCGTGGGGGGCGGGAGTTCGTGCGTTCGATACGGCGCCGGACTACGGGGATGCCGAGGAGCGAATGGGAGCGGCATTCCGTACGCTCGACATCGCTGATGCCGCGCGGGTCACGACGAAACTGGGGGCGGAAGGTGACGGCGCGGATGCGGCGGCGATCGTGCAGAGCGTGGGTGCATCGCGGGAGCGCCTTGGCGTTGCGCGACTCGATGGTCTCCTGGTGCGGCGGACGCTCCTCGCGCGGTGGGGCACGGTTCGTCCTGCACTCGTGCAGATGATCGGTGGCGGCGTCGTTGAGCATATCGGGATATCGGTCTACACTCCGGAGGAGGCGTTGGCTGCGTTGGCGCTCACGGATGTCACATTCGTGCAGGTACCCACGAGCATCGTGGATCGTCGGTTTCTCACAGCCGAGATATTCGATCGCGCTGCCGCGTTGGGAAAGCGTATCGTCGTGCGGAGCGTGCTGCTCCAAGGGCTCCTGACGATGGCGCCGGACGACGCGCCGCCGATTCCGGGTGCACGCGAGGCACTCGCGGGTATTCGGCGTGTGTGTGATGACCGTGCGGTTTCGCCGATCGCGCTGGCACTTGCGTACGTGCGTGAACGATGCCCTGCTGCGGACGTGCTCGTTGGCGCAGAGACGGCATTGCAGGTTGCGGAACTCGCAGCAGCGTGGAATGCGCCGTGCGGTGCATGTGCTGCTATCCTTGAACAGTATGTCCCTCCAGGAACCAGCGGCCTCGTGGACCCCACGCGATGGCATGCCGCTGTCGGGTAA
- a CDS encoding glutamate-1-semialdehyde 2,1-aminomutase — protein MNEQIIPYGRQMVDADDIAAVAAVLRSATIARGPTIAAFERALVPVVGTPHVVACSSGTAGLHLACLAAGIGTGDEVIVPAITFAASANCVAYCGAVTVFADVDPATTCVDVADVARKVTARTRAIIPVHFAGQSADMDAIAMIARDAERRFGKKVWIIEDACHTLGSVYRGQIIGACTQSDFAVFSFHPVKHITTGEGGAVTARDAALRDRIALLRGHGITKDPLQFRSPADGPWYHEEIALGYNYFLTDLQAALGISQLQKLPQFMARRRAIVAAYDAAFSGIPHLTPPTWLPDRVTNAHLYVLQCDFAALGTTRAAVVADLAARGVGTQVHYLPVYRHPYYRAQSAYAAVRCPSAEAYYDHCLTIPLFPAMSDDDVQRVIATVTQCIQHYSALPARRDVSPRTSASLDALLARRHDLIPGGAHTNSKGDDQFSANAPAAIVRGNGARVIGSDGVEYVDWCMGLRSVLLGHCYPAVQEAVRAQMDMGTNFGRPHVVEFELADLLTAKLPHADMVKFAKNGSTVTTAATKLARAFTGRKYIAACNQPFFSYDDWFIGTTACDAGVPEEIKGLTLKFAYNDLASVEQLFAEHPGEIACVIMEAMTTEDPAPGFLEGVRAITAREGALLIMDEMITGFRFGIGGAQARYKIHPDLSTYGKGIANGYSCAVLAGRRDVMELGGLHHDKPRVFLISTTHGAETIALAAAYAAIITVEREDVARHLWERGVQLQNGLRSRLAAAGLTDSIRVIGFPCNTMVQCTERDGTVSLVLKTILLQEMIKERMLFQGAFVLSFSHGDAEIAETLAAVERVLPAYSRALNDTAHRDRYLVGPAVKPVFRRYN, from the coding sequence ATGAACGAGCAGATCATTCCGTACGGACGCCAGATGGTGGATGCGGACGACATCGCGGCGGTAGCTGCGGTCCTCCGGTCTGCGACGATCGCCCGCGGGCCGACGATTGCCGCATTTGAGCGCGCGCTCGTCCCGGTCGTTGGTACGCCGCACGTCGTCGCATGCTCTTCCGGAACTGCGGGACTGCACCTCGCTTGTCTCGCGGCAGGAATTGGTACGGGCGATGAGGTTATTGTTCCTGCGATCACCTTCGCAGCAAGTGCAAACTGCGTTGCATACTGCGGTGCGGTGACGGTGTTCGCGGACGTTGACCCCGCGACGACATGCGTGGATGTCGCGGATGTTGCACGGAAGGTGACTGCACGGACGCGCGCGATCATTCCCGTGCACTTTGCCGGACAGAGCGCGGACATGGACGCAATCGCCATGATCGCGCGCGATGCGGAGCGGCGATTTGGCAAGAAGGTTTGGATTATTGAGGACGCGTGCCATACGCTCGGGTCCGTCTATCGCGGGCAGATCATCGGTGCGTGCACGCAGAGCGATTTCGCGGTGTTCAGCTTTCATCCCGTGAAGCACATTACGACTGGGGAAGGCGGCGCAGTCACCGCGCGCGATGCGGCGCTCCGCGATCGCATCGCGCTGCTCCGCGGTCACGGCATCACGAAAGACCCGCTTCAGTTTCGATCACCGGCTGACGGGCCGTGGTATCACGAGGAGATTGCATTGGGGTACAACTACTTCCTCACGGATCTCCAGGCGGCACTCGGCATTTCGCAGCTCCAGAAGCTCCCGCAGTTCATGGCGCGCCGTCGCGCGATCGTCGCGGCGTACGATGCGGCGTTTTCCGGTATCCCACACCTCACGCCGCCGACATGGCTGCCCGATCGCGTGACGAACGCGCACCTGTATGTCCTCCAGTGTGATTTTGCCGCGCTCGGGACGACGCGCGCGGCAGTCGTTGCGGACCTCGCTGCTCGCGGGGTTGGGACGCAAGTACACTATCTCCCCGTGTACCGTCACCCGTACTACCGTGCGCAGTCCGCGTACGCTGCCGTGCGGTGTCCGAGCGCCGAGGCGTACTACGACCACTGCCTCACGATTCCGCTCTTCCCTGCCATGAGTGATGACGACGTGCAGCGTGTCATCGCCACCGTCACGCAATGCATCCAACACTATTCCGCACTCCCTGCACGTCGTGATGTCTCTCCGCGCACCAGCGCGTCACTCGATGCGCTCCTCGCTCGCCGCCATGATCTTATCCCCGGTGGTGCGCATACGAATTCGAAAGGCGATGATCAGTTCTCCGCCAATGCGCCCGCGGCCATCGTGCGCGGGAATGGTGCGCGCGTGATCGGTAGCGACGGCGTGGAGTATGTGGACTGGTGCATGGGGTTGCGCTCCGTGCTCCTTGGGCACTGCTACCCGGCGGTGCAGGAGGCCGTGCGCGCGCAGATGGACATGGGCACCAATTTTGGACGCCCGCACGTTGTCGAGTTTGAGCTTGCAGATCTCCTCACCGCGAAACTTCCGCACGCGGACATGGTCAAGTTTGCAAAGAATGGTTCCACAGTGACGACGGCGGCAACGAAGCTCGCGCGGGCGTTTACCGGACGGAAGTACATCGCCGCGTGCAATCAGCCGTTCTTCAGTTACGACGATTGGTTCATTGGCACCACTGCATGCGACGCAGGCGTCCCCGAGGAGATTAAGGGATTGACATTAAAGTTCGCCTATAACGATCTCGCGAGTGTCGAGCAGCTTTTCGCGGAGCATCCCGGAGAGATTGCGTGCGTCATTATGGAGGCGATGACCACGGAAGATCCGGCGCCTGGGTTTTTGGAGGGCGTGCGCGCGATTACTGCACGCGAGGGCGCGTTGCTCATCATGGACGAGATGATTACGGGCTTCCGGTTTGGTATCGGTGGCGCGCAGGCGCGGTACAAGATCCATCCGGATCTTTCGACGTACGGCAAGGGCATTGCCAACGGATACTCGTGCGCAGTGCTCGCCGGACGGCGCGATGTCATGGAGCTCGGCGGTCTCCATCACGATAAGCCGCGCGTGTTTCTTATTTCGACGACCCACGGCGCAGAAACGATTGCGCTTGCGGCAGCGTATGCAGCGATCATCACGGTCGAGCGCGAGGATGTTGCACGGCACCTCTGGGAGCGCGGGGTGCAGCTCCAGAACGGTCTTCGTAGCCGCCTTGCCGCCGCAGGGCTTACCGATTCCATCCGCGTCATCGGTTTCCCATGCAACACGATGGTACAGTGCACCGAGCGCGATGGGACGGTTTCGCTCGTACTGAAGACGATACTCCTGCAGGAGATGATCAAGGAGCGGATGCTCTTCCAAGGTGCGTTTGTGCTTTCCTTCTCACACGGCGACGCGGAGATTGCCGAGACGCTCGCCGCAGTGGAGCGCGTGCTCCCCGCGTATTCGCGCGCGCTCAATGATACCGCGCACCGTGATCGGTATCTCGTGGGACCCGCAGTGAAGCCGGTGTTCCGGAGGTACAATTGA
- the pseB gene encoding UDP-N-acetylglucosamine 4,6-dehydratase (inverting) yields MPYAEFDGSTILITGGTGSLGKQLTQYILANWKPKKLIIFSRDELKQYEMQQQLSTERYPCLRYFIGDVRDRERLIRAFHGVDYVVHAAALKQVPAAEYNPAECIRTNVMGAMHVIDAALENGVKRVIALSTDKACNPINLYGATKLCSDKLFIAANAYGSGHEKVFTVVRYGNVIGSRGSVIPYFRQCAVQGVIPVTDPRMTRFWITLDQAARFVLGVLMAAKGYEIFVPKIPSMKISDLAEAIAPGVRQEHVGIRPGEKIHEVLIGRDDSRNTLEFRGYYMLLPQDRFAQRAAAYRDAARCRDGFEYSSDSNSWFFDVSHLRQAIAVLDGAQHAEHLHIPIATPSGAPV; encoded by the coding sequence ATGCCATACGCGGAGTTCGACGGCAGCACCATTCTCATTACCGGCGGCACCGGTTCACTGGGTAAGCAACTCACCCAGTACATCCTCGCGAATTGGAAACCGAAGAAACTCATCATCTTCAGCCGCGATGAGCTCAAGCAATATGAGATGCAGCAACAGTTGAGCACCGAGCGGTACCCCTGTCTCCGGTACTTCATCGGTGACGTGCGTGATCGCGAGCGGCTCATCCGTGCATTCCATGGAGTGGACTACGTCGTGCACGCAGCGGCATTGAAGCAGGTTCCGGCCGCGGAGTACAATCCCGCGGAGTGCATTCGCACGAACGTCATGGGTGCTATGCATGTCATTGATGCTGCGTTGGAGAATGGCGTGAAGCGTGTTATTGCGCTCTCGACAGACAAGGCGTGTAACCCGATCAATCTTTACGGCGCAACGAAGCTCTGCTCGGACAAGCTTTTCATTGCCGCGAACGCGTACGGCAGTGGACATGAGAAGGTTTTTACGGTTGTACGGTATGGAAATGTCATAGGTTCCCGTGGGTCAGTCATTCCGTACTTCCGGCAGTGCGCGGTACAGGGTGTTATTCCGGTTACAGACCCCCGCATGACGCGGTTCTGGATTACGCTCGATCAGGCGGCGCGGTTTGTGCTCGGCGTGCTCATGGCCGCAAAGGGGTATGAGATTTTCGTGCCGAAGATTCCCTCGATGAAAATTTCTGATCTCGCGGAAGCGATTGCGCCAGGCGTTCGACAGGAGCATGTCGGTATTCGTCCGGGAGAAAAGATCCACGAAGTGCTCATTGGTCGTGATGACTCCCGGAACACGCTGGAATTCCGTGGGTACTACATGCTCCTCCCGCAGGATCGTTTTGCACAGCGCGCTGCAGCGTACCGGGACGCAGCGCGTTGTCGCGATGGGTTTGAGTACAGTTCAGACAGTAACTCCTGGTTCTTTGATGTGTCGCATCTTCGGCAGGCCATTGCGGTACTCGATGGCGCACAGCATGCCGAGCACCTGCACATACCGATTGCAACGCCGTCCGGCGCACCAGTATGA
- a CDS encoding citrate/2-methylcitrate synthase yields MNSTHHEHAPDVVGVPLASLIAEASFVDVVFLLLRGSRPLERERAMLDAMLVAACDHGEEPPSTVAARVSASTGNALHTAIAAGILTMGPRHGCAVSAAMELLARAGDPVAVVHAAIAADERLPGFGHKVYTEEDPRTTALFIRASTLGIAGPPLERARALSEALATAKGRRIPLNVDGCLAALALALGFPSAAGNALFLVSRLPGLAAHALAGSTMTSYMRAPASSENR; encoded by the coding sequence ATGAATTCCACGCATCATGAGCATGCACCCGACGTTGTCGGCGTTCCGCTCGCGTCCCTCATCGCCGAGGCATCGTTCGTGGATGTGGTGTTTCTCCTCCTTCGCGGATCGCGGCCGCTTGAGCGCGAGCGCGCCATGCTCGATGCGATGCTCGTCGCTGCGTGCGATCACGGAGAGGAGCCACCATCCACCGTGGCGGCGCGGGTCTCGGCTTCGACGGGGAACGCGCTCCACACCGCGATCGCCGCCGGCATTCTCACCATGGGGCCGCGGCACGGGTGCGCGGTGAGTGCGGCGATGGAGTTGTTAGCGCGCGCGGGCGATCCGGTCGCGGTTGTGCATGCAGCCATCGCCGCAGACGAACGTCTCCCCGGTTTTGGGCATAAGGTGTATACGGAGGAGGACCCGCGGACCACCGCACTTTTTATTCGCGCCTCGACGCTCGGGATCGCAGGGCCTCCTTTGGAGCGTGCTCGTGCGCTCTCGGAGGCACTCGCGACGGCGAAGGGTCGTCGTATCCCTCTGAATGTGGACGGATGCCTTGCGGCGCTCGCGCTCGCGCTCGGCTTTCCCTCCGCAGCTGGTAACGCGTTGTTTCTCGTGAGTCGTCTTCCCGGACTCGCTGCGCACGCTCTCGCTGGGAGTACCATGACCTCCTACATGCGCGCACCGGCATCATCGGAAAATCGGTAA